One Aethina tumida isolate Nest 87 chromosome 5, icAetTumi1.1, whole genome shotgun sequence genomic window carries:
- the LOC109607307 gene encoding equilibrative nucleoside transporter 3 isoform X1: MTDNEAECQRLRREDQPDIMTSSPRDKYFSTYILFYTLGMISQMPSNFFITANSYWMYKFRNTSIPFDPHEKEKKDLQATFTSNFSIVANVVSFAFIIITVKFAKKISVSTRIIGSLCAEMVLFMITIVFVNVNSDSWQYGFYIFTLITGVLLNGSSAVCLISAFQLSSKFPQAYVAAQLTGQSVCGIFAALIQILALTNGIERVIPNAFIYFSTALLAILATLMFYGYKKRYSEFFNYYENLEVQTQNTGLPFSKENVLRVLKKMKFLLFSMIFIQGGTIIIHPGLTANVVSVGEDSKWNTTFFVPVITYLMYNICDFAGREASLRIKQPTNDKILFILSTLRLILIPLLMLCNAQPRHHTSVVFNSDTCYIIFMFIFAITNGYLFNLTITALPSVITLEEKKIGFTVLICVLVVSLACCAMLNSAVLKII; encoded by the exons atgactGATAAcg AAGCTGAATGCCAAAGACTTAGACGTGAGGATCAACCCGACATCATGACATCCTCACCAAGAGACAAGTATTTTTCCACATACATCCTATTTTATACATTGGGGATGATAAGTCAAATGCccagcaatttttttataacagcGAACTCA tATTGGATGTACAAATTTAGAAACACATCGATACCTTTCGATCCCCATGAGAAGGAGAAAAAAGATTTACAGGCAACATTCACATCCAACTTTTCTATAGTTGCAAATGTTGTGTCTTTCgcttttatcattattaccgTGAAATTTGCGAAGAAAATATCAGTCAGCACAAGAATTATTGGCTCATTATGTGCTGAAATGGTGCTTTTTATGATCACCATAGTTTTTGTCAATGTGAATAGTGATTCGT GGCAATAtggattttacattttcacgTTGATCACAGGAGTCCTGTTAAATG gaTCGAGCGCAGTATGCTTGATTTCCGCCTTCCAACTCTCCTCGAAGTTTCCTCAAGCTTACGTAGCGGCTCAGTTAACAGGTCAATCGGTTTGCGGCATTTTCGCCGCCCTAATCCAAATACTGGCGTTGACTAACGGCATAGAAAGAGTCATACCGAACGCCTTCATTTACTTTTCGACCGCCTTGCTCGCCATATTAGCCACTTTAATGTTTTACGGATACAAGAAACGATATTCGGAGTTCTTCAATTACTACGAAAATTTGGAGGTTCAAACGCAAAACACGGGATTGCCGTTTTCGAAGGAGAATGTTTTACGggttttgaaaaaaatgaagtttttGTTATTCTCCATGATTTTCATTCAGGGTGGAACGATAATTATTCATCCTGGATTAACCGCCAACGTGGTGTCTGTTGGTGAAGACAGCAAATGGAACA caACATTTTTCGTGCCTGTGATAACTTAtttaatgtacaatatttGTGATTTTGCCGGAAGGGAAGCTTCTTTAAGAATCAAACAa ccaacaaatgataaaattctCTTCATCTTAAGTACCTTgaggttaatattaattccatTATTGATGCTGTGTAATGCACAACCAAGACATCACACTTCTGTGGTGTTTAACTCGGACacttgttatattattttcatgtttatttttgcaataacgaacggatatttatttaatttaactataacAGCACTTCCTtc ggTGATAACATTGGAAGAGAAAAAGATTGGTTTTACAGTGCTTATTTGCGTTCTAGTCGTCAGTTTGGCATGTTGTGCCATGTTAAACAGTGCAgtcctaaaaataatttaa
- the LOC109607307 gene encoding equilibrative nucleoside transporter 3 isoform X3, producing the protein MTSSPRDKYFSTYILFYTLGMISQMPSNFFITANSYWMYKFRNTSIPFDPHEKEKKDLQATFTSNFSIVANVVSFAFIIITVKFAKKISVSTRIIGSLCAEMVLFMITIVFVNVNSDSWQYGFYIFTLITGVLLNGSSAVCLISAFQLSSKFPQAYVAAQLTGQSVCGIFAALIQILALTNGIERVIPNAFIYFSTALLAILATLMFYGYKKRYSEFFNYYENLEVQTQNTGLPFSKENVLRVLKKMKFLLFSMIFIQGGTIIIHPGLTANVVSVGEDSKWNTTFFVPVITYLMYNICDFAGREASLRIKQPTNDKILFILSTLRLILIPLLMLCNAQPRHHTSVVFNSDTCYIIFMFIFAITNGYLFNLTITALPSVITLEEKKIGFTVLICVLVVSLACCAMLNSAVLKII; encoded by the exons ATGACATCCTCACCAAGAGACAAGTATTTTTCCACATACATCCTATTTTATACATTGGGGATGATAAGTCAAATGCccagcaatttttttataacagcGAACTCA tATTGGATGTACAAATTTAGAAACACATCGATACCTTTCGATCCCCATGAGAAGGAGAAAAAAGATTTACAGGCAACATTCACATCCAACTTTTCTATAGTTGCAAATGTTGTGTCTTTCgcttttatcattattaccgTGAAATTTGCGAAGAAAATATCAGTCAGCACAAGAATTATTGGCTCATTATGTGCTGAAATGGTGCTTTTTATGATCACCATAGTTTTTGTCAATGTGAATAGTGATTCGT GGCAATAtggattttacattttcacgTTGATCACAGGAGTCCTGTTAAATG gaTCGAGCGCAGTATGCTTGATTTCCGCCTTCCAACTCTCCTCGAAGTTTCCTCAAGCTTACGTAGCGGCTCAGTTAACAGGTCAATCGGTTTGCGGCATTTTCGCCGCCCTAATCCAAATACTGGCGTTGACTAACGGCATAGAAAGAGTCATACCGAACGCCTTCATTTACTTTTCGACCGCCTTGCTCGCCATATTAGCCACTTTAATGTTTTACGGATACAAGAAACGATATTCGGAGTTCTTCAATTACTACGAAAATTTGGAGGTTCAAACGCAAAACACGGGATTGCCGTTTTCGAAGGAGAATGTTTTACGggttttgaaaaaaatgaagtttttGTTATTCTCCATGATTTTCATTCAGGGTGGAACGATAATTATTCATCCTGGATTAACCGCCAACGTGGTGTCTGTTGGTGAAGACAGCAAATGGAACA caACATTTTTCGTGCCTGTGATAACTTAtttaatgtacaatatttGTGATTTTGCCGGAAGGGAAGCTTCTTTAAGAATCAAACAa ccaacaaatgataaaattctCTTCATCTTAAGTACCTTgaggttaatattaattccatTATTGATGCTGTGTAATGCACAACCAAGACATCACACTTCTGTGGTGTTTAACTCGGACacttgttatattattttcatgtttatttttgcaataacgaacggatatttatttaatttaactataacAGCACTTCCTtc ggTGATAACATTGGAAGAGAAAAAGATTGGTTTTACAGTGCTTATTTGCGTTCTAGTCGTCAGTTTGGCATGTTGTGCCATGTTAAACAGTGCAgtcctaaaaataatttaa
- the LOC109607307 gene encoding equilibrative nucleoside transporter 1 isoform X4: MYKFRNTSIPFDPHEKEKKDLQATFTSNFSIVANVVSFAFIIITVKFAKKISVSTRIIGSLCAEMVLFMITIVFVNVNSDSWQYGFYIFTLITGVLLNGSSAVCLISAFQLSSKFPQAYVAAQLTGQSVCGIFAALIQILALTNGIERVIPNAFIYFSTALLAILATLMFYGYKKRYSEFFNYYENLEVQTQNTGLPFSKENVLRVLKKMKFLLFSMIFIQGGTIIIHPGLTANVVSVGEDSKWNTTFFVPVITYLMYNICDFAGREASLRIKQPTNDKILFILSTLRLILIPLLMLCNAQPRHHTSVVFNSDTCYIIFMFIFAITNGYLFNLTITALPSVITLEEKKIGFTVLICVLVVSLACCAMLNSAVLKII, translated from the exons ATGTACAAATTTAGAAACACATCGATACCTTTCGATCCCCATGAGAAGGAGAAAAAAGATTTACAGGCAACATTCACATCCAACTTTTCTATAGTTGCAAATGTTGTGTCTTTCgcttttatcattattaccgTGAAATTTGCGAAGAAAATATCAGTCAGCACAAGAATTATTGGCTCATTATGTGCTGAAATGGTGCTTTTTATGATCACCATAGTTTTTGTCAATGTGAATAGTGATTCGT GGCAATAtggattttacattttcacgTTGATCACAGGAGTCCTGTTAAATG gaTCGAGCGCAGTATGCTTGATTTCCGCCTTCCAACTCTCCTCGAAGTTTCCTCAAGCTTACGTAGCGGCTCAGTTAACAGGTCAATCGGTTTGCGGCATTTTCGCCGCCCTAATCCAAATACTGGCGTTGACTAACGGCATAGAAAGAGTCATACCGAACGCCTTCATTTACTTTTCGACCGCCTTGCTCGCCATATTAGCCACTTTAATGTTTTACGGATACAAGAAACGATATTCGGAGTTCTTCAATTACTACGAAAATTTGGAGGTTCAAACGCAAAACACGGGATTGCCGTTTTCGAAGGAGAATGTTTTACGggttttgaaaaaaatgaagtttttGTTATTCTCCATGATTTTCATTCAGGGTGGAACGATAATTATTCATCCTGGATTAACCGCCAACGTGGTGTCTGTTGGTGAAGACAGCAAATGGAACA caACATTTTTCGTGCCTGTGATAACTTAtttaatgtacaatatttGTGATTTTGCCGGAAGGGAAGCTTCTTTAAGAATCAAACAa ccaacaaatgataaaattctCTTCATCTTAAGTACCTTgaggttaatattaattccatTATTGATGCTGTGTAATGCACAACCAAGACATCACACTTCTGTGGTGTTTAACTCGGACacttgttatattattttcatgtttatttttgcaataacgaacggatatttatttaatttaactataacAGCACTTCCTtc ggTGATAACATTGGAAGAGAAAAAGATTGGTTTTACAGTGCTTATTTGCGTTCTAGTCGTCAGTTTGGCATGTTGTGCCATGTTAAACAGTGCAgtcctaaaaataatttaa
- the LOC109607307 gene encoding equilibrative nucleoside transporter 3 isoform X2, whose translation MTDNAECQRLRREDQPDIMTSSPRDKYFSTYILFYTLGMISQMPSNFFITANSYWMYKFRNTSIPFDPHEKEKKDLQATFTSNFSIVANVVSFAFIIITVKFAKKISVSTRIIGSLCAEMVLFMITIVFVNVNSDSWQYGFYIFTLITGVLLNGSSAVCLISAFQLSSKFPQAYVAAQLTGQSVCGIFAALIQILALTNGIERVIPNAFIYFSTALLAILATLMFYGYKKRYSEFFNYYENLEVQTQNTGLPFSKENVLRVLKKMKFLLFSMIFIQGGTIIIHPGLTANVVSVGEDSKWNTTFFVPVITYLMYNICDFAGREASLRIKQPTNDKILFILSTLRLILIPLLMLCNAQPRHHTSVVFNSDTCYIIFMFIFAITNGYLFNLTITALPSVITLEEKKIGFTVLICVLVVSLACCAMLNSAVLKII comes from the exons atgactGATAAcg CTGAATGCCAAAGACTTAGACGTGAGGATCAACCCGACATCATGACATCCTCACCAAGAGACAAGTATTTTTCCACATACATCCTATTTTATACATTGGGGATGATAAGTCAAATGCccagcaatttttttataacagcGAACTCA tATTGGATGTACAAATTTAGAAACACATCGATACCTTTCGATCCCCATGAGAAGGAGAAAAAAGATTTACAGGCAACATTCACATCCAACTTTTCTATAGTTGCAAATGTTGTGTCTTTCgcttttatcattattaccgTGAAATTTGCGAAGAAAATATCAGTCAGCACAAGAATTATTGGCTCATTATGTGCTGAAATGGTGCTTTTTATGATCACCATAGTTTTTGTCAATGTGAATAGTGATTCGT GGCAATAtggattttacattttcacgTTGATCACAGGAGTCCTGTTAAATG gaTCGAGCGCAGTATGCTTGATTTCCGCCTTCCAACTCTCCTCGAAGTTTCCTCAAGCTTACGTAGCGGCTCAGTTAACAGGTCAATCGGTTTGCGGCATTTTCGCCGCCCTAATCCAAATACTGGCGTTGACTAACGGCATAGAAAGAGTCATACCGAACGCCTTCATTTACTTTTCGACCGCCTTGCTCGCCATATTAGCCACTTTAATGTTTTACGGATACAAGAAACGATATTCGGAGTTCTTCAATTACTACGAAAATTTGGAGGTTCAAACGCAAAACACGGGATTGCCGTTTTCGAAGGAGAATGTTTTACGggttttgaaaaaaatgaagtttttGTTATTCTCCATGATTTTCATTCAGGGTGGAACGATAATTATTCATCCTGGATTAACCGCCAACGTGGTGTCTGTTGGTGAAGACAGCAAATGGAACA caACATTTTTCGTGCCTGTGATAACTTAtttaatgtacaatatttGTGATTTTGCCGGAAGGGAAGCTTCTTTAAGAATCAAACAa ccaacaaatgataaaattctCTTCATCTTAAGTACCTTgaggttaatattaattccatTATTGATGCTGTGTAATGCACAACCAAGACATCACACTTCTGTGGTGTTTAACTCGGACacttgttatattattttcatgtttatttttgcaataacgaacggatatttatttaatttaactataacAGCACTTCCTtc ggTGATAACATTGGAAGAGAAAAAGATTGGTTTTACAGTGCTTATTTGCGTTCTAGTCGTCAGTTTGGCATGTTGTGCCATGTTAAACAGTGCAgtcctaaaaataatttaa